A window from Lachnoanaerobaculum umeaense encodes these proteins:
- a CDS encoding ABC transporter ATP-binding protein — MFREMLKLLTKTGKRDLIISSVFFALYGLSSIAMIVIVFSILFQIFDGTSLASLYKYFIAIGLLVVFKGICNMVADMKKHSAGFDIVQQIRERMIIKLKKFSLGFYTNERLGEINTILHKDVDNMSLVVGHMWSRMFGDFLIGAVVFVGLASIDFKLSIFMALSVPIALIFLYLTIKQSEKIENQNNLSLLDMVSLFVEYVRGIPVLKSFGENKSLDNELMNKTKKFGETSKSASRFKAKQLSIFGFLLDIGYLILLIAGTIFVVKGNLDVLNFIIFAVISKEFYKPFASMEQHYMYYVSAVDSYERLSRILYADVIPDKVNGTVPKDNDIAFENIDFSYEKDEFKMEKLSFSIAEKRVTALVGESGSGKTTITNLLLRFYDVHKGKITLGGVDIRDIPYDELLDRISIVMQNVQLFDNTIEENIRVGKKGATKEEIIEAAKKARIHDFIMSLPKGYETDIGENGGLLSGGQRQRISIARAFLKDAPILILDEMTSNVDPVNESLIQDAITELAKDRTVLVVAHHLKTIQKADQILVFQKGSLLEKGKHGELLDKNGYYTKLWKAQYEV, encoded by the coding sequence ATGTTTAGAGAAATGTTAAAACTACTTACAAAAACCGGCAAGAGAGATTTGATTATATCAAGTGTCTTCTTTGCCCTTTATGGACTAAGCTCCATAGCCATGATTGTCATCGTATTTTCTATACTGTTCCAAATCTTTGATGGAACGAGCTTAGCAAGCCTATATAAATATTTTATTGCGATTGGATTACTTGTAGTCTTCAAAGGTATTTGTAATATGGTCGCAGATATGAAAAAGCATAGTGCAGGTTTTGATATTGTTCAGCAAATCAGAGAACGCATGATTATCAAATTAAAGAAATTTAGTTTGGGATTTTATACCAATGAAAGACTGGGAGAGATCAATACAATTTTACACAAAGATGTTGATAATATGTCCCTTGTTGTAGGACATATGTGGTCGAGAATGTTTGGTGATTTTTTGATAGGTGCAGTCGTATTTGTTGGTCTTGCAAGTATTGATTTCAAACTTTCTATTTTTATGGCTTTATCTGTTCCGATTGCACTTATCTTTCTATATCTGACAATTAAGCAATCCGAAAAAATAGAAAATCAGAACAACTTAAGCCTTCTTGATATGGTTAGCTTATTTGTTGAATATGTGAGAGGAATACCTGTATTAAAGAGTTTTGGGGAGAATAAGAGCTTGGATAATGAGCTTATGAATAAAACAAAGAAGTTTGGAGAAACAAGTAAATCAGCTTCAAGATTTAAGGCAAAACAATTATCTATATTTGGGTTTTTACTGGATATTGGATATTTAATTCTTTTAATTGCAGGAACAATATTTGTTGTAAAGGGAAATCTTGATGTACTTAATTTTATTATCTTTGCGGTAATTTCAAAAGAGTTTTATAAGCCGTTCGCTTCTATGGAACAACACTATATGTATTATGTTTCGGCGGTAGACAGCTATGAGAGACTTTCAAGAATTTTATATGCAGATGTAATCCCGGATAAAGTGAATGGAACTGTTCCGAAAGATAATGATATAGCTTTTGAAAACATAGATTTTTCTTATGAAAAAGATGAATTTAAAATGGAAAAATTGAGCTTTTCTATTGCTGAAAAACGGGTGACAGCCTTAGTTGGAGAATCAGGTAGTGGAAAGACTACTATAACCAACTTGCTTCTAAGATTTTATGATGTGCATAAAGGGAAAATTACACTTGGAGGAGTTGATATAAGGGATATTCCTTATGATGAACTTTTGGATCGTATCAGCATTGTCATGCAGAATGTTCAACTGTTTGATAACACGATTGAAGAAAATATCAGAGTAGGTAAAAAAGGAGCTACAAAAGAAGAAATCATTGAAGCTGCAAAGAAAGCAAGGATACATGATTTCATTATGAGTTTACCAAAAGGTTATGAAACGGATATTGGCGAAAACGGCGGGCTTCTTTCAGGTGGACAAAGACAAAGAATATCTATTGCAAGAGCCTTTCTGAAAGACGCACCGATTTTAATTCTTGATGAAATGACAAGTAATGTTGATCCTGTAAATGAATCTTTGATACAAGATGCTATTACAGAACTTGCAAAGGATAGGACTGTACTTGTAGTGGCTCATCATTTAAAGACAATTCAAAAAGCTGACCAAATTCTCGTATTTCAAAAAGGCAGTTTACTTGAAAAAGGAAAGCATGGGGAACTTCTTGATAAAAATGGTTACTACACAAAATTATGGAAAGCTCAGTACGAGGTATAA
- a CDS encoding type IV toxin-antitoxin system AbiEi family antitoxin domain-containing protein — MSKRELLLKKIKENNGIITTKEALNFGIHKDILKELTIKEELEKIANGLYALPGENIDEYLYFAYRIPKGIFSHETAAYLQGLSTRMPLVYVMTVKAGDNVSRVKAARDNIIFKYVKIDYYDIGKITITGPFGREISVYDKERTMLDIIKDKDRIDAQVFSESIKSYFASKEKNLLKLSKYAVKMNMEQALKRYTEVLL, encoded by the coding sequence GATTATAACTACCAAAGAAGCCCTAAATTTTGGTATTCATAAAGATATACTAAAAGAATTAACCATAAAAGAAGAACTTGAAAAAATAGCAAATGGACTCTATGCACTTCCGGGTGAGAATATCGATGAGTATCTTTATTTCGCATATAGAATACCCAAAGGTATTTTTTCACACGAAACAGCGGCGTATTTACAAGGATTATCAACAAGAATGCCTCTTGTTTATGTGATGACTGTAAAGGCAGGAGATAATGTCAGCAGAGTTAAGGCGGCAAGAGATAATATTATTTTTAAGTATGTAAAAATAGATTATTACGATATTGGGAAAATAACTATAACCGGTCCTTTTGGCAGAGAAATATCAGTGTATGACAAAGAAAGAACTATGCTTGATATTATCAAAGATAAGGACAGAATAGATGCACAAGTATTTAGCGAGTCAATAAAATCTTACTTTGCAAGTAAGGAGAAAAATTTATTAAAACTGTCGAAATATGCTGTTAAGATGAATATGGAGCAAGCTTTAAAACGATATACGGAGGTGCTGTTATGA
- a CDS encoding nucleotidyl transferase AbiEii/AbiGii toxin family protein, whose translation MKTSEQIKGAIRNISKKTGVNPNSLLQMCLFEGILEKLSKSKYSENFILKGGLLISSLIGVDMRSTMDMDTTIRGIPLNEESITKILNEILAIKIDVDIEYNLIKLLPIRQEDVYEDFCASISCIFGKINATLNIDITTGDVITPREMNYSYSKILEEGTIPIMTYTIETILAEKFETISSRNITTTRARDFYDLYMIYSIYKDKIDKDILRNAIERTSKHRCSLETALQYKEIVELFRESEILKELWKKYTE comes from the coding sequence ATGAAAACATCGGAACAGATAAAAGGAGCGATTAGGAACATATCTAAGAAAACAGGAGTTAATCCTAACTCTCTGCTTCAGATGTGCTTATTTGAAGGAATACTTGAAAAACTCTCCAAATCAAAATATAGTGAGAATTTTATATTAAAAGGAGGACTTCTTATATCCTCTCTCATCGGTGTTGATATGCGCAGTACAATGGATATGGATACTACGATTAGAGGAATTCCACTAAATGAAGAGTCTATAACAAAAATCTTAAATGAAATATTGGCGATTAAAATTGATGTAGATATTGAATATAATCTGATTAAATTATTGCCAATAAGACAGGAAGATGTGTATGAAGATTTTTGTGCAAGCATATCCTGCATTTTTGGGAAAATAAATGCAACCTTAAATATAGATATAACGACAGGAGATGTTATTACTCCAAGAGAAATGAATTATTCCTATTCAAAAATCTTAGAAGAAGGTACAATACCGATTATGACTTATACCATAGAAACTATACTTGCTGAAAAATTTGAAACCATTTCAAGCAGAAATATTACCACAACAAGAGCAAGGGATTTCTATGATTTGTATATGATATACAGCATTTATAAAGATAAAATTGATAAAGACATATTAAGAAACGCAATAGAAAGAACGAGCAAACACAGATGTTCTCTTGAAACAGCATTACAGTATAAGGAAATAGTAGAGTTGTTCAGAGAAAGTGAAATACTAAAAGAACTATGGAAAAAATACACAGAATAA
- a CDS encoding TetR/AcrR family transcriptional regulator — MAQVLKEEVRNRILEAAEKVFYKRDYRGAKLTEIAKEADIPVALIYTYFKNKEVLFDAVVSSVYINFESAFNEEESLEKGSASERFDEVGENYIHELLKERKKLIILMDKSSGTMHTEAKQKLISQMQVHIEVSLKRQSKQEYDPMLAHILASNFTEGLLEIARHYQSEKWAKDMLKLIARCYYKGVESL; from the coding sequence ATGGCACAAGTATTAAAAGAAGAAGTTAGAAATAGAATACTCGAAGCAGCAGAAAAAGTATTTTATAAAAGGGATTATAGAGGTGCCAAATTAACAGAAATTGCAAAAGAAGCAGATATTCCTGTAGCACTCATTTATACCTATTTCAAAAATAAAGAAGTTTTGTTTGATGCAGTAGTAAGTTCTGTTTATATAAACTTCGAGTCAGCTTTTAATGAGGAAGAATCTTTGGAAAAAGGTTCTGCTTCTGAAAGGTTTGATGAAGTTGGAGAAAATTATATTCATGAACTTTTAAAAGAGCGTAAGAAGTTAATTATTTTAATGGATAAAAGTTCAGGTACAATGCATACAGAAGCAAAACAAAAACTCATATCACAAATGCAGGTTCATATTGAAGTAAGTTTAAAAAGACAATCAAAACAGGAATATGATCCAATGCTTGCCCATATTTTAGCCAGTAACTTTACAGAGGGGCTTCTTGAAATAGCAAGGCACTACCAAAGTGAAAAGTGGGCAAAAGATATGCTAAAACTTATTGCAAGGTGTTATTACAAGGGAGTGGAATCACTGTAA